A section of the Nitrospirota bacterium genome encodes:
- a CDS encoding P1 family peptidase, with protein sequence MLAVLCFALVCGFSANAGDGQEPRQRARDLGIVIGSYPAGPLNALTDVAGVKVGQITLISGEGALKPGQGPVRTGVTVIIPRDDVWHKKVPAGAFVLNGTGEMTGLAWVAESGFLEYPIALTNTLNVPRVANGVMSWMIKQYPEIGIDDDTLTPVVAECDDGRLSDIQGRHVSEQDVMAALDHAVGGPVKEGTVGAGTGMVSYGFKGGIGTASRRLSEKDGGYTVGVLVNANHGRRPELVVGGMPVGKLYEASQPVAEVLRPGQSEGSIVVVIATDAPLDGRQLTRLAKRAALGLARTGSTARHGSGDFMLAFSTANIIPHYPKEPTFQQAHLADTHLNPMIAATVEATEEAILNALTMATTVVGRDGHRAEAISLAKLRAILDQRTR encoded by the coding sequence ATGTTGGCAGTGCTGTGCTTCGCTCTTGTGTGTGGTTTCTCGGCCAATGCAGGGGATGGTCAAGAACCGAGGCAGCGTGCTCGTGATCTGGGCATTGTGATTGGTTCCTATCCTGCCGGCCCTCTGAACGCCCTTACCGATGTCGCGGGCGTGAAAGTCGGGCAGATAACCCTCATCTCCGGTGAGGGCGCATTGAAACCGGGCCAAGGGCCGGTGCGAACGGGGGTGACCGTCATCATCCCGCGTGACGATGTGTGGCACAAGAAAGTCCCAGCAGGAGCCTTCGTGTTGAATGGTACGGGAGAGATGACTGGGCTGGCCTGGGTTGCAGAATCCGGCTTTCTGGAATACCCGATTGCGCTTACGAATACGCTCAATGTGCCGCGCGTGGCGAACGGTGTCATGAGCTGGATGATCAAACAGTATCCGGAGATCGGCATCGATGACGATACGCTGACTCCGGTGGTTGCCGAATGCGACGACGGCCGGCTGAGCGATATTCAAGGCCGTCACGTGTCTGAGCAGGATGTTATGGCTGCGCTCGATCATGCGGTGGGTGGCCCAGTGAAGGAAGGTACAGTCGGAGCAGGGACTGGGATGGTCTCCTATGGGTTTAAAGGTGGCATCGGAACTGCCTCGCGGCGGTTGTCAGAGAAAGATGGGGGCTATACCGTCGGGGTTCTGGTGAATGCCAACCATGGCCGGAGACCGGAACTCGTCGTCGGAGGTATGCCGGTTGGGAAACTCTATGAGGCATCTCAACCGGTGGCAGAAGTCCTCCGGCCGGGCCAGAGCGAAGGATCCATCGTGGTGGTGATCGCGACGGATGCGCCGCTCGATGGACGTCAGCTCACACGATTGGCGAAGCGTGCCGCCTTAGGCCTTGCACGTACCGGTTCAACAGCGCGCCATGGCAGCGGAGACTTCATGCTCGCGTTTTCCACAGCGAATATCATTCCCCACTATCCCAAGGAGCCGACGTTTCAGCAGGCGCATCTTGCCGATACGCACTTGAATCCAATGATCGCGGCGACAGTCGAAGCCACGGAAGAAGCTATTCTCAATGCGCTGACCATGGCGACGACAGTCGTGGGCCGCGACGGTCATCGTGCCGAGGCGATCTCACTCGCGAAACTCCGCGCGATTCTTGATCAGCGCACACGATAA
- a CDS encoding TIGR00730 family Rossman fold protein: MNPPSDPDAINPAAESSSYIPADRDTEFLQRDELRPLRIGIELLKPELIQCEQGIRSTIVVFGSSRLQEPAAAKHALHMAEVEALQNPDDPTNRQRVTISQRQLALSKYYDVAREFGSLVSSTCQVDGRCDYVIVTGGGPGIMEAANRGAADVNAKSIGLNITLPHEQHPNAYITPELSFQFRYFAIRKMHFLIRAKALVAFPGGFGTLDELFETLTLLQTGKTENVMVVLIGRDFWERLINWQWLVENGLIAQQDLQLFHYAETAQETWDLIARRNGVSSS; the protein is encoded by the coding sequence ATGAATCCTCCATCTGATCCGGATGCCATCAATCCTGCCGCTGAATCCTCCTCCTACATTCCTGCCGATCGCGACACAGAGTTTCTCCAGCGGGACGAACTCCGCCCCCTCCGCATCGGGATCGAACTGTTGAAGCCGGAGTTGATTCAGTGTGAACAGGGGATCCGATCGACCATCGTCGTCTTCGGGAGTTCGCGGCTACAAGAACCAGCCGCCGCGAAGCATGCCCTTCATATGGCCGAAGTGGAGGCCCTTCAAAACCCAGACGATCCAACGAATCGGCAAAGGGTGACGATTTCGCAGCGACAACTTGCCCTCTCAAAATATTATGACGTGGCGCGTGAATTCGGCAGTCTGGTGTCGTCAACCTGCCAAGTCGATGGCCGCTGCGACTACGTCATTGTGACCGGCGGAGGGCCCGGTATTATGGAGGCCGCCAATCGAGGGGCGGCGGACGTGAATGCAAAATCTATCGGCCTCAATATCACCCTCCCTCACGAACAGCACCCCAACGCGTATATTACACCGGAGTTGAGTTTTCAGTTTCGCTATTTTGCCATTAGGAAAATGCACTTTTTAATCCGTGCCAAGGCGTTGGTTGCCTTTCCCGGAGGATTCGGTACGCTCGATGAGCTGTTCGAGACGCTGACACTTCTCCAAACAGGCAAGACCGAAAATGTGATGGTCGTACTGATCGGACGGGATTTTTGGGAGCGCCTGATTAACTGGCAATGGCTCGTCGAGAACGGGCTCATCGCCCAGCAGGATCTTCAACTGTTTCACTATGCTGAGACGGCCCAGGAAACCTGGGATCTGATCGCGCGCCGCAACGGAGTATCCTCATCGTGA
- a CDS encoding MBL fold metallo-hydrolase, with amino-acid sequence MKLSFHGAARSVTGSRHMVEVPGFKLLLDCGLFQGRREDAVRQNRDLGFDPKSLGAVLLSHAHIDHSGALPVLPRHGFSGKVYLTRASADLTSIMLEDSARVQENDCRYVNKQETRRGRACVRPFYDSDDVRTIIRRFEGVRYADNLKLAPRITASFQDAGHILGSAAIRMKYTARGNTTTVVFSGDLGRFNMPILRDPEPAPPCDVLILESTYGDRLHEQAGEEMKKKAQDLLAHAKLHKSKIIVPAFAVGRTQELIMRIKELVGEGRVDPIPIYIDSPLAGRATEVFRRHPECYDEETTKTFASSNDLFASRYIRFVSSSEDSKRLNSIKGPCVIISASGMCEGGRVVHHLKHAIQDEANVIVFVGFQAEHTLGRKLVEGWDVVPIFGVPTPRRAKIVKFNGLSAHADRNDLLAYVRAIDPLPGKIFLVHGEEKQALSLAAAIRAEHPGIDVTVPHYGSLHEV; translated from the coding sequence GTGAAACTCTCCTTCCACGGAGCGGCGCGATCGGTGACGGGAAGCCGCCATATGGTGGAAGTGCCGGGCTTCAAACTCCTGCTGGACTGCGGACTTTTTCAAGGACGACGAGAAGATGCTGTCCGGCAAAACCGAGACCTCGGATTTGATCCCAAATCACTGGGAGCCGTCCTGCTCTCTCACGCCCATATCGATCATTCCGGCGCCCTGCCTGTCCTGCCTCGCCACGGGTTCTCCGGCAAGGTCTATCTCACCCGCGCATCCGCGGATTTGACCAGCATCATGCTCGAAGACTCGGCCCGGGTTCAGGAAAACGACTGCCGGTACGTGAATAAGCAGGAAACGCGACGTGGAAGAGCCTGTGTCCGCCCGTTTTACGACAGCGACGATGTGAGGACAATCATCCGTCGTTTCGAAGGCGTCAGGTATGCCGACAATCTGAAGCTTGCCCCTCGGATCACCGCCTCATTTCAGGATGCCGGCCATATCTTGGGATCGGCGGCCATTCGAATGAAATACACGGCCCGAGGTAATACCACCACTGTCGTATTTAGCGGAGACCTCGGCCGCTTTAACATGCCTATTCTTCGCGATCCTGAACCGGCACCACCCTGCGACGTGCTGATCCTCGAATCGACCTATGGAGATCGGCTTCATGAACAGGCCGGCGAAGAGATGAAGAAGAAGGCGCAAGACCTCCTTGCCCATGCAAAGCTCCATAAGAGCAAGATCATCGTCCCGGCCTTCGCCGTGGGGCGGACCCAAGAACTTATCATGCGGATCAAGGAGCTTGTCGGGGAAGGCCGCGTCGATCCCATTCCCATCTATATAGATTCGCCCCTGGCCGGAAGGGCCACCGAAGTGTTTCGTCGCCACCCGGAATGCTACGACGAAGAAACCACCAAGACATTCGCTTCATCCAACGACCTCTTCGCTTCCCGCTATATCCGTTTTGTCTCGTCGTCGGAAGACAGCAAGCGCCTCAACAGCATAAAGGGGCCCTGTGTCATCATTTCCGCTTCGGGGATGTGTGAGGGCGGCCGTGTTGTCCACCATCTCAAGCACGCCATTCAAGATGAAGCGAACGTCATTGTCTTCGTGGGATTTCAAGCTGAGCATACCCTTGGACGCAAACTTGTCGAAGGGTGGGATGTCGTCCCGATCTTCGGCGTGCCTACACCACGCCGGGCGAAGATCGTCAAGTTCAATGGGCTCTCAGCCCATGCGGATCGCAACGATCTCCTGGCCTATGTGCGAGCCATCGACCCACTACCGGGCAAGATCTTCCTCGTGCACGGTGAAGAGAAGCAGGCTCTCTCGCTGGCCGCTGCGATCCGAGCGGAACATCCCGGCATCGACGTGACAGTCCCTCATTATGGATCCCTGCATGAAGTCTGA